In Leptospira fletcheri, the genomic window CGAACGAATAATAATTTAGGAGAATATCTTCTTTTAGGATAGTGAATAATTCCATACGATAGCGGATTCCGATTTCTTTGTAAAAGGACGATTCGGAATGGTTTATTCTAGTCTTACTTATATTCTAATCAAACGAAAAACGCAGATTGGGCGGAAAGCTAAACCTAACGATTGTTCTAAGATAAAACGCCGTTCGTTAAAGAGAGTCCCAATCCTTCATTTTCGAAAATGAATGAACGGAATAGGCCGAATATTTTCCCGGCAGCACCCAGCCTTTCAGTATGGACTCCCAATTTTTAGGCTGAATAGAGCGAAGAACCGCCAACAATCCGTTTCCGTCCGATAAGTCCTGGCTGATCGCCGTTTTTAAAAATTTGCGATAATTTTCGTTCCCCAATTCCCGATAAAGGATTCCTTGCAAACGTACGGATTTCGAATACAGCCAAGCCCCGACTCGAGGATCGTCGGATTGGAAATTCTCCGCCAACGGAGGGTCTATTTTAGAAGGACGTTCTGACAACTGCCATTCGTCCGAAACGGATGAGATTTCCTGCTTCGTTAACTTAAGAATTCCTTTCTTAGCCAATAGAAACGGCAAAAAAGAAACGATGCCTTCGGTTAGCCAAATCGGTTCCGTAAAATAATAATGTCCCAATTCATGCAAAAGTAGCGCAGGGGAGCCGATGGGAACCAATCCGGATTCCAAAAAAATTCCTAACTCCTTCCCTGTACCTCCTGAAACGTTATTGTATCCCCCGATTCGGGTACCATTTAAATAAACCGACTCTTTCAGAACCAAGCGGATGCGATTTTTTTCCGACTCTGGCAACGTCTTGTAAACCGGTACGGTCGCACGTTGGAAAGAAACTCCCGTATAAGATTCGTAAGCATCAATCAGGTCTCTCGTCTTTTCGAAAGCGTACTGGTTCCAGCTATGTGCAGAAGTCTCGTTTCTGATCGAAAAGACCGTATCGCCGTCCCGGAATCGGACGGATTGCTCCATTCCCGACTTAGCGCTGTGTTTTGAAAGATTTTGAGAATTTCCTACGGTCGAAACAAACAATAGAAAAACCCCGATCAGAAAACGTCCGCAGAAACCGGCAGATCGTTTTCCGACGAGGTGCTTTCGTATCACCGGTCCCTCTCGATGAGACGAATCAGTTTATGAGCGTTTTCGTTTCCGGGTTCTCTCTGCAGGATCTTCCTAGCATATTCCTCGGCACGATCATAAACTTCCATCAGTCGATATATATCCGCCAGGTTTACTAGATTGGATAAATTTTCAGGATCCACTTCCAGCAACTTGAGGCTTGCGGAAAGTGCCTGTTCGTATTTACCCATTTTCTTATTGGCGATCGAGAGATAGAACCAGTATTCGTGGAGGTCCGGATCGCTTCCTAGATAATTGTTCAGAACTTCTACTGCAGTCGCGTAATCCTTCCCTTTGAAGCTTAGCAAACCGAGAAGTTTATTCAATTTCTGATTGGCGCTATCGTGCATATAGCCCGTCTTCAAAAGATATAGAGCTTCCTCAAGCTTACCGGTCTTATAGAGTTTTCTTGCGTCCTCGTACACCGTGTCGGTATTGAGAGCCTTGTCTATATGATCTTCGGAGTCGAAGATATCCTCGATTTCATCTTTCTTAGGCTCTGCTTGGAATTCGATCTTCAGGAGGGATAGGTCATCCGTAAGTTCCCCCGTTTTTCGGATTTCCGTTTCGATCTCCTCTAGATTGCCTCTGGCTTTTTCGACATGGCGCAAAAATAAGGTCTCGTCTTCGTTGATCGTACGAACGGTCTCGTCGGGAGTCAAATCCACGTCGTCCCTTCCGTCCGAACCTAGAATCAGAATATCTCCGGTTTGCAATTGAAACGAATGAACTTGGAAATCGAATTCCGAATCCAAGCCTAGCTTCCGTAAGGTCAAACCATCTTCCACGAAACTCGCCTTTCCGTCCCGCAAAAGAACCGTAAAAGGGTGTTCCGCATTGAAATACCAGCACTTACCGGTCTCGTCTTCGACCAAATAGACACCCGCGGAAATGACCATCGAACCGTTGAAGGATTTGAAAACCGCATGAATTTCCTGGTAGATGTCGGCCAACCATTGTTCCGGAGTGGAATCCAAGATACGGTTGTTTGCCGCGGATCTGGCTAAAATGGAGTTCATAACGACTCCCATTACCAAGGCTCCACCGGCTCCCTGCATGGATTTTCCCATTGCATCGCCGTTCATGGCGACTGTGAACCTTTTAAAAGAGTCGGATCTTCCTAAACGTAGGTTTCCGGTGACGCAAATATCCCCGCCCAAATCGGAATGTTTTCCTCGGAACTCGAATTGTTTCTTCTGCCGGATAATGAAATCCGTGGATACCAACTTGGATTTATTCGCATTATAAAAGAGCGGTTTTGCCAAAAGGGAAGTCAGGAAGTAGTCCCCGTCCTGCTGCACTTTGAGCCGTTGGACCTCTTCCATTTTTTCCTGCACTTCTCTCGTTCTCTCTCGGACTTTTTCCTCCAAATTTTCGGCGTAATCCTGAAGTTCCCGTCTTGCCTGTTTGATCGAAGAAACCATCGCGTTAAACGAATCGGCGAGAAAGCCGATTTCGTCCCGAACTTTCACCGGAACGACTACGTCTAGATCTCCCTTGTTGACTTTCTCAACCCCGGCCAAAAGACCGTTGAGCGGATCCACAAGACTGTTCTTGAAGAAGAGAGGAAATAAGGCTAAAACGACGAAGATTACCGAAAGAAGAATAATCGTCTGTTTCACCGCTGTCGGGTGCATAAATTCGCGATAGACTAGATAAGAAAATCCGACTTCGCTCATTTCACCTTTATCCGGTGAAAATTTCATGAAAGCCACGTAATGTCCGGATCCGTCCAGACTCCTCCGATAGTGGCGAGTTTCGCTCGGTTTAAAATAGCGGAAATACCGGAGAACTTCTTCCTTTAATTCTTCGTCGGAGAGTTTCTTTCCGTCCCAAAGGCAATCTTCCGACCAATGGGAAAATATCTCCTGCTTATAGGATTCGTTTCCTAGCGAATCTATAAAGGAACGACCCTTTTTGCAAAAATTCGAGCCCACAACTCCTTCTAATCGATTAGCTGCGACGAAGGCCTGCTTATTCCATTTTTCCGCCTCGCCCAATAAAGCGTTCTTCAATTCCTCGCCGGAAAGTTTTTCGTTGTGAGATACGAATTCCAATATCTGCCGCTTGTAGCCGCCAAAATACGTGTGGGTCTCGTCCAGAATTTCCGCCAAAGATTTCCGAAAATTCTTTTCCCCTAAATTCCGGATTTCCTCGTAAATCGTTACGTTCTGAAGGTCGATCTCTACCTGCGCGAGATTCAGGTCCAATTTCCGATTGTATTCTTTCGAATTTAAAACGTCGCTATTATCGTTCCAGCGGACGATGTATTTTATATCGTCCGTCTTGACCCCGTTTTCGATCGCCCGCTCGATGTTCACCATTTTTAAGCTATCATATTCGGACTCTTTCTCTTGGCTGGAAATGAATACGAGCGCTTGCATGATCAAGCAGATCGTAAACAGGGTGATCCCCACGATTTTTACCATGAACGTGGTTCTTTCTGCGCTATTATTGATGAATGCAATCACTAGAACGGAGAATGCCGCCAAGAAGAAGATTACGTTCGAAGTCATGTACGTAGAACGTTCCATCGCTCCGTCTCGGCTCAAAACATTGGAGACATTCGGATAGATCGCGGCGACCAGAAATCCTACCGTAAACATGATCAAGGCGATCCGTCTCTTATCCTTCGTTACGAAAATTCTCCAAATCGGAATGATCAGGAAGCCGACTATGGACACGATGGCGATTACGATCGCCAAATAGCGGCTCGCATCGTAGGCGTTTACATCCCAGTGATGAGCGGTGAAGTGATAAATGCGCTCGGCAACGGAAGTCAAGTAAATGAAAAGAATAACGACGACCGTGATGACGGAATACTCTACGATCAGAATCCATTTCGCTAAACGTTGGTTGCTATTACCCGGAAACCTCAAAAGAAATTGGGTATAATGAGTCAAAGCGGGAAGAATAAAGCCGCCCGTGATCCATCGGTGGTACGAAGCGAACGGATGATATAGGAGCGCAGCGAAGAAATACCCGCTTTCGAAAAAAGTAAGAAGGATAAATCCCCAACCTAAGTGGGTCGTTGCCACCGTTTTATTCTTTAAGGTAAGATAGAAAATACCGAGAAGGAGGGTGGTCAAAGTGACCAATAGACTTCCGAAAGAATAATAGTTAAATAGGACTAAGTCCCAAGAGATTGTATTGAATCCCATAAACTCCTAAGGTCGCTTCAAACCGCGGATTTTGAAGGCGACTCCGACCGATTCTATGTCTTTTGGTACGGCTTCTTTCGCTTTTAGGACGAAAGAAATCGCGGAAAAACGATTTAAGCCTTCACTATCAATTTGAAAAGGGAAAAATCAATAGAAAAATACAGGAATCGTCTCGATTCTGTCGATCATGGTCGTCTTTGAAAGAATCCGAAGGTTCAATTCAAATCTGATTGCCCTCATCCGAAAAGAGCTATGGTCTCGGGTACTTCTGGGATTGTTTTTAGGAACGATCGTTGGTCTATGTTTGAGCCCCGAGTACGAACTGGTTTCGAAGGATAGCAGCTCGATTCTCTCCGCTTGGTTAGGGTTACCCGGGCAACTATTCCTGATACTCCTGCAGATGATCATGATTCCGCTGGTCTTCTCGTCCATCCTGCTCGGTGTCAGCGCCGGTGAAACCGTGGAAAACCTGAGAAAGTTCGGGTTTCGAGTTTTTTTGTACTTCGTCTTTACGACTTTCGTCGCTGTATCTTTTGGAATCGCAATCGCGAGTTTTATCCGACCGGGAAATTTCGTGGATCCGGCCGGAATCCCTGAAACGGGCATTCTTGCAAAGATCCCTACGCAAACGGAAGCCCCTAGTTTCCAGAAAATACCCGAGCTGTTTCTTTCCGTTTTACCCAAAAATCCTTTCCAAACTCTGTTCGCCGGAGACATGCTCGGCGTAGTTCTATTGGGGATCTTGGTGGGAGTCGCTCTGCTTTCCTTGGACGGGCCTACTTTCAAATCGGTCACAGAGATGTTCCAAGCTGTCTTTAAAACGAGCATGGTTTTCGTAAACTGGGCTATGAAATTAGCTCCGTTCGCAGTCTTCGGTTTGATCGCACAGATGACCGCGAAAATCGGTTTTCATATTCTAGTAAGTTTGGGCGTATATTTCTTTTGCGTTTTGGGAGGATTGGTCTTCATACTGTTTTTTTATTCCCTTTTACTTGCTCTTGTAGCAAAAAGAAATCCGATCCGGTTCTTTAAGAATGCCGGGGAACTCCAACTTCTCGCCTTCTCCACATCTAGTTCCGCGGCGGTCTTACCTTTTACTTTAAGGACTGGAATCGAAAAGATGGGAGTGTCCAAAAAAATAGCCGAGTTTATCATTCCTTTAGGTGCGACCATCAACATGGATGGAACCGCACTTTACCAAGCGACGGCCACGGTTTTTCTGGCTCAGGTATACGGAATAGAGCTTACCCTCTTCCAATTGGGATTCGTGCTGGTAGCGACCGTAATCGCATCCATCGGCACGCCCAGCACTCCGGGTTTAGGAATCGTGATTTTGGCTACCATCCTGACCGGCGTAGGAATTCCTACCGAAGGAATCGGAATCATCTTTGGCGTGGATCGACTGCTGGATATGTGTAGAACCGTCGTAAACGTAACGGGCGATCTTGTGGCCTGCAACGTATTTCAACGACTGCAGGATGCCGAAGAGAACTCCTCCTCTTGAAACGAAAATTTTATCGTCTGGCATTTTATAATATCTTGGCGAACCTTTCCGTCCCCTTGGCCGGGTTAGCGGACGCAGCAGTACTAGGTCAGTTGGAAACCCATACTTTTCTAGCGGGCGTGGCGCTGACCAACGTGGTCTTTGATTACCTTTTTTGGAGTTTCGCCTTTTTGCGTATGGGAACCACCGGACTTACCGCTCAGGCTTACGGAGAAGGAAACGAATCTAAATCCGACCTGATACTCTTCCGGTCTTTGTTTTTGGGACTCGGGATCGGATTGTGCATTTTACTCTTAAAAAATCCGATACGTGAGTTTTCCTTTTTTCTTTTGCAAGGTGACGAACAGGTAAAATCGGCTGGCTTGGAGTATTTCCAGGCTCGTATCGGAAGTGCGCCCGCCACACTTTGCAATTTCGCTTTAATGGGCTGGTTTTTAGGAAGAAGCAAAAGCGGAGTCGTACTATTCGCTACCGTTCTCTCGAACTTATTGAACATAGTCTTGGATTTCTGGTTCGTACTCTACTTGGATTGGCGCTCCTGGGGAGCGGGCATAGCTACCACGATCAGCCAATTCTTCATGCTCTTTATTTTTCTAGTATGCTATATACGGGAGAGGAGTCGCTTTTCACTTTTCTCCACCGGTTCGGAAAAATTTTTTTCATGGCCGGACTTCAGATCGTTATTATCTCTGAACAAAGACATCCTATTGCGCACCGTGATGCTGGTCACCGCGTTCGGTATTTTCAGAAATTTCAGTTCTGTTTTCGGATCCGTAGTTTTGGCGGGAAACGCGATCCTGTTAGAATTGATTTTGGTAGCGGCGTATTGGATAGATGGGACTGCAGTGGCCGCGGAAACCTTAGCCGGGGAAGCGAAAGGCAAAAAAGATCTTGGAAGCATGTCGTTTTTACTCGAGCTCGCCTTGATTTCCGCCGGAACCATCGGGTTTCTATTTTCTTTTTTTATCATATTCTTTCCCGATTGGATCTTCCCTTGGATTTCCAAAAATCAGGAAGTGCTTAAGATAACGTATCGCTATCGATTCTGGTTAGCTCCGGTGCTTTTACTCGGTTCGGTCGCCTTCGTTTTGGATGGATTCTTTTTGGGACTTTCTGAGGGAAAAATCCTCCGAAACGCGATGGTCGTGAGCACGCTTCTATTTTTCCTTCCGGTCGCAATAACGGGAAAAGAGCAAGGAAACAACGATCTTCTCTGGTTGTCCCTCGGTTTTTATATGCTTGGCCGTTCCCTCACCCTCGGACGTCAGGCCTTCCGACTTTTGAACCCGAAAGGTTAGCTTCGATCTGCGTCCGTGGAACTGGAACCCTTAGGTAAGATTCTGATTTCGACTTCCGCCGGAATCGGTTTCCAGTACTCCGAGTCTTTCTGTTTGTACATCAAAGGAGAAGGCAGACTTCC contains:
- a CDS encoding SpoIIE family protein phosphatase, with product MGFNTISWDLVLFNYYSFGSLLVTLTTLLLGIFYLTLKNKTVATTHLGWGFILLTFFESGYFFAALLYHPFASYHRWITGGFILPALTHYTQFLLRFPGNSNQRLAKWILIVEYSVITVVVILFIYLTSVAERIYHFTAHHWDVNAYDASRYLAIVIAIVSIVGFLIIPIWRIFVTKDKRRIALIMFTVGFLVAAIYPNVSNVLSRDGAMERSTYMTSNVIFFLAAFSVLVIAFINNSAERTTFMVKIVGITLFTICLIMQALVFISSQEKESEYDSLKMVNIERAIENGVKTDDIKYIVRWNDNSDVLNSKEYNRKLDLNLAQVEIDLQNVTIYEEIRNLGEKNFRKSLAEILDETHTYFGGYKRQILEFVSHNEKLSGEELKNALLGEAEKWNKQAFVAANRLEGVVGSNFCKKGRSFIDSLGNESYKQEIFSHWSEDCLWDGKKLSDEELKEEVLRYFRYFKPSETRHYRRSLDGSGHYVAFMKFSPDKGEMSEVGFSYLVYREFMHPTAVKQTIILLSVIFVVLALFPLFFKNSLVDPLNGLLAGVEKVNKGDLDVVVPVKVRDEIGFLADSFNAMVSSIKQARRELQDYAENLEEKVRERTREVQEKMEEVQRLKVQQDGDYFLTSLLAKPLFYNANKSKLVSTDFIIRQKKQFEFRGKHSDLGGDICVTGNLRLGRSDSFKRFTVAMNGDAMGKSMQGAGGALVMGVVMNSILARSAANNRILDSTPEQWLADIYQEIHAVFKSFNGSMVISAGVYLVEDETGKCWYFNAEHPFTVLLRDGKASFVEDGLTLRKLGLDSEFDFQVHSFQLQTGDILILGSDGRDDVDLTPDETVRTINEDETLFLRHVEKARGNLEEIETEIRKTGELTDDLSLLKIEFQAEPKKDEIEDIFDSEDHIDKALNTDTVYEDARKLYKTGKLEEALYLLKTGYMHDSANQKLNKLLGLLSFKGKDYATAVEVLNNYLGSDPDLHEYWFYLSIANKKMGKYEQALSASLKLLEVDPENLSNLVNLADIYRLMEVYDRAEEYARKILQREPGNENAHKLIRLIERDR
- a CDS encoding dicarboxylate/amino acid:cation symporter codes for the protein MVVFERIRRFNSNLIALIRKELWSRVLLGLFLGTIVGLCLSPEYELVSKDSSSILSAWLGLPGQLFLILLQMIMIPLVFSSILLGVSAGETVENLRKFGFRVFLYFVFTTFVAVSFGIAIASFIRPGNFVDPAGIPETGILAKIPTQTEAPSFQKIPELFLSVLPKNPFQTLFAGDMLGVVLLGILVGVALLSLDGPTFKSVTEMFQAVFKTSMVFVNWAMKLAPFAVFGLIAQMTAKIGFHILVSLGVYFFCVLGGLVFILFFYSLLLALVAKRNPIRFFKNAGELQLLAFSTSSSAAVLPFTLRTGIEKMGVSKKIAEFIIPLGATINMDGTALYQATATVFLAQVYGIELTLFQLGFVLVATVIASIGTPSTPGLGIVILATILTGVGIPTEGIGIIFGVDRLLDMCRTVVNVTGDLVACNVFQRLQDAEENSSS
- a CDS encoding MATE family efflux transporter: MKRKFYRLAFYNILANLSVPLAGLADAAVLGQLETHTFLAGVALTNVVFDYLFWSFAFLRMGTTGLTAQAYGEGNESKSDLILFRSLFLGLGIGLCILLLKNPIREFSFFLLQGDEQVKSAGLEYFQARIGSAPATLCNFALMGWFLGRSKSGVVLFATVLSNLLNIVLDFWFVLYLDWRSWGAGIATTISQFFMLFIFLVCYIRERSRFSLFSTGSEKFFSWPDFRSLLSLNKDILLRTVMLVTAFGIFRNFSSVFGSVVLAGNAILLELILVAAYWIDGTAVAAETLAGEAKGKKDLGSMSFLLELALISAGTIGFLFSFFIIFFPDWIFPWISKNQEVLKITYRYRFWLAPVLLLGSVAFVLDGFFLGLSEGKILRNAMVVSTLLFFLPVAITGKEQGNNDLLWLSLGFYMLGRSLTLGRQAFRLLNPKG